The following is a genomic window from Opitutus sp. GAS368.
GGTCGCGGCCAGATGCGTCTCGAGGTCGGCCAGGTCCACCTGTCCGATGGTCGCGACCGAGACCTGCCGCGTGGCCGGATCGAGGCGCACGGCGCCCACGCCGGGCTGTTCGCACAGGAAGCGCACGAGGTCCTCGGTCCAGTTGCTCGTCGTCGGTGTGGTCATGACCGTCACAGCATGGCCCGGCCCAGCGGTCTCGCAAATTGATTTGCAGGCGGGTTGCCCAAGGTGGAACCCGGCCTCCGGACGGGTTGGTTGAGCGAACGCCGGGAAAACCGGTCCGGAGGCCCGGTTCCACCCAAAATACCGCGGTTCGACCGTCGTCAAACGGCGAATGGGTTGCCCGCATCTTGCCTTGCACCACTGGAATTAAAGCGCTCTTTCAGCACCCATGATTGGCCTCAATGACGACGGTAGCACCGCGACCGCGGGCGGCCCCAAGCCGAGCCGGATGCGCAAGCTGGCCGCAGGGGTCTTCGCCGAGACCGGGGCGCTGTGCGACGCGCTGAACCTCGAGCACCGCCCCGAGCAGGAGCAGATGGCCTGCTTCGTGGCCGGATCGCTGCACCGGGACGAACCGCTGCTCTTCGAGGCCGGCACGGGCGTCGGCAAATCGCTCGCCTATTTGATTCCGGGACTCATTCACGCGGTCGACCAGGGGCGCCAGCTGATTGTCTCCACGCACACCATTTCGCTGCAGGAGCAGATCGAGCAAAAGGACCTGCCGATCTGCCGCCGGGTCTTCAAGAGTTCGCCCAACCTCGCCCGCTATGCCGATTTCCGCTCGACCGTGCTCGTGGGCAAAGCGAACTACCTGTGCCCCACCCGGCTCGGCCACGCGCTGGCGGATCGCGCCAGCCTTTTCGCCGATGCCGACTACGAGGAGCTGCAGCGCATCGCCGGGTGGGCCGATACCACCACCACCGGTCTGCGCCACGAGCTGAAGCCGCCGCCGCGCCCCGAGGTGTGGGACGCCGTCAACGCCGATTCCTCCGCCTGCTCGCGCAAGCACTGCGACGACACCAAGTGCCACTACCAGCGCGCCCGCGTCCGGCTGCGCACCGCCCAGGTTATCATTGTCAACCACGCGTTGCTCTTCGCGCTCATCAACGCCGGCGGCGCCCAGGCCCACGGTGCGACCACCGATGTTCGCGGCGTGCTCTTCCCCGACGACTTTCTCGTGCTCGACGAGGCGCACACGGTGCCGGACGTGGCCACGGACAACTTCGGGCTCTCGCTCAGCAGCTACGGGCTGGACCGGGCGTTGAAATATCTTTTCAACCCGCGCACCAAGCGCGGCCTGTTCAGGAAGCACGGTGGCGCCGCGGCCCAGCAACTGGTGTTCGACGCCCTCGAGGCTTCGCAGCAGTTCTTCGGCTTCCTCGCCACGCGCCTGCTGGAGCAGCGCGCCATCGTCCGGGTGCGCGAGACCGGCGTGGCCGAGCCGATGCTCGACGGTCCGCTGGGCGCGCTGCACCGGCTGCTCGGCGCCCTGGCTGACAAGCTCGAGGACGGCCGCGAGCGCGACGAGCTGCTCGAGCAGCAGCAGCGCATCAAGGGCCTGCAGGCCGGCCTCACCGAGTGGCTCACGCTCGGCGACAAGGGGCACGTCTACTGGGTCGAGCGCGGCGGGCGCAAGCAGACTATCGTCACGCTGCGCAGTGCGCCGATCGACGTGGCGCCCGAGCTGCGCAAGCACCTCTTCGGCTGCCGCACCAGCGTGGTCTGCACCAGCGCCACGCTCGCCATGGGCGCCAGCATCGAGCCCTTCGCCCGGCGCATCGGCGCGGACACCGCCGAGGCCGTCGCCGTGAAATCGCCGTTTGATTTCGAGAGGAACATGCGGGTGTTCGTCGCCACGGACGTGCCCCTGCCCTCGCCCCAGGAGGCGAAGCTCGCGCTCGAGACACTCGCGGACTACATCCGCTTCTGCACCGCCAAAGTGCGCGGCGGCTCGCTCGTGCTCTTCACCAGCTATACCGACATGCGGGCGGTGGCCGCGGAGCTCGAGCCCGGCTGGCGGGCGGCCGGACGGCCCTTCCTCATCCAGGGGGCGGACCTCTCGCGCACGGAGCTGGCGCACCAGATGCGGACGCTCGGCAACGCCGTGCTCTTCGGCACCGACAGCTTCTGGACCGGGGTCGACGTGCCGGGCGCGGCCCTGTCGCAGGTCATCATCACGCGCCTGCCGTTCGATCCGCCCACCCACCCCATCACCGAGGCCAAATGCGAGCGGATCCGGGATGCCGGCGGCAACCCCTTCAACGAGCTCACCCTGCCCGACGCGCTCATCAAGTTCCGGCAGGGCGTCGGCCGCCTCATCCGCAACAAGACCGATCGCGGCACGGTCACGATCCTGGATTCCCGGGTCCTCGCCAAGACCTACGGGCGCGAATTCCTCGGCTCCCTGCCCACGGAAGGTTACGAGCGCATGGACCGGTCCGACCGGGAACGTATTTTTAGACCTTTCCCTTGAGCCAAAGCTGCCACTAGGCTGTCCCTCCTGTAATGAAGTTGCGATCCTTTGCCCATACCGACGTCGGCCGCGTGCGCCCTGAAAACGAGGACAGTTTTCTGTGCAACGACACCCACCAGCTCTACGCGGTTGCGGACGGGATCGGGGGATTGCCCTCGGGCGGGCAGGCCAGCCAGCTGGCCGTGGCGACCCTCGAGAAAATTTTCACCAGCCATGCGGCCGGGCATAAGCTCAACTACCCCCGGATCCTGTCGGAGGTGAACGACCAGGTCTTCCGCCTCGGCCGGGTGTTGAGCCCGCAGTTTGGCATCGGCTCCACCCTGACTTTCGCCCATGTCACCGGCGTGAAGCTGAACATCGGCCACGTCGGCGATTCCAGCGCCATGCGCCTGCGGGCCAAAGCCCTCGAGCAGCTGACCAACGACCACACCATCGAGAACGAGCTGAAGGAGCGCGCCGCCCGCGGCGAACCGATCGGCCTGCTGATGGAAAACCGCAACGCCCTCACGCGCTGCATCGGCCAGCCGCCGCCGCTCGAGGCCGAGTGCACGGTCCACACCGTGCTGCCGCACGACCGCTACCTGCTCAGCAGCGACGGCATTTCGCGCTTTGTGGACCACAAGGAGATCGCGGAGATCCTGGCCAACGCGACGGACCCCGAGGCCGCCGCCCGCCGGCTCGTCGACCGCGCCAACGAACACGGCGGTCTGGACAATTCCACGGCCGTCGTGCTGTTTTTCGACTGAGCGTGTGCGGATTGGTGTAGGAACCTGTTTACAGGCGACCGCTCAGCATCGCTGGCAAGCAAGCTCCTACAAATGAATCCCCGATCCCAGCAATTCGCGGCGCTCGTCGCGTCGCAGCCGGACAACGAGCTTTTTCGCTTCAGCCTCGCCCAGTCCTTGTTGGCCGAGGACCGGCCAGCCGGCGCGCTGGAGCACCTGCAATTCTGCGCGGTCAGAAAGGCCGACTGGATGATGCCGCGCATCCTGCTCGGCAAGACGCTTCTCGGACTCGGCCGGCGGGCCGAGGCGAAACCCTGGCTGGAACAGGCGCTGCAGCTCGCCGTGGTGCAGGCCCACGAGGACCCGGAACGGGAACTGCGGGCGATACTTTCCGAACTGTAGGAGCGGCTTCATGCCGCGATAGGGCGCTGAATCGCGGCATAAAGCCGCTCCTGCAATAAGAGGCCTATCCCCAAAGCGGCGCGGGATACTTGCCGGCGGCAATCAGGGCGCGGATCGCCGCCTGCGACGCGGCGAGGTCCTCGCGGTAGGTGATGCCGAACCAGGCGTCGCTGCTCCGGAGCAAGGCCACCTTGGCTTCGCCCCGCTCATTCAGTATGCTTAGAGCCGTGGGCAGGTAGAACTCGGCCTTCGGGTCCCCGGCGTTCTTCGCCATGAAGTCGGCAAACAATTTCTCCAATTGCGGAAAGATCTGCGGCGTGAAGCCCCAGAAATTCATCGAGACGATCTCGTCGCCGGTCAGCGCCTTGGTCGTGCCGTCGGCGCCGGTGTAACGCGCCCCGCCGGCGGTCTTCTCGATCCTGGTGATCTCGGTGATGCTCTTCAACCGGCCGGCGGTATCGGTGGCGCACAGGCCGCGGCTGACCGTGCCGAACTCGGACAGCGTCTGCTTCAGCGGATAGCCGACCATCGCCTGGTCCGCCGACGTGGCGAAGTGCGCCGCCAGCGCCCGATAGCCCGCGGCGCCGTAGAAATCGTCGGCATTGATGACGGCGAACGGGCGCCGCACGGCGGGGCGTGCCGCCAGCACCGCGTGGCCCGTGCCCCAAGGCTTCGTCCGGGGTGGAACCCGGCCTTCAGCCGTCGCCGAGCCTATGGCTGACAGGCCGGGCAGGTTGGCTTGGGTCTCCTGAAAAACATACTCCACTTCCATCCGCGACTCGAGCCGCCGGCCGATGGTCGCGCGGAAATCCGCCTCGATGTCCTTCCGGATCACCAGCACCAGCCGGCCAAAGCCGGCCTGCAGGGCGTCGTAGGCGGAATACTCGATGATGAGTTCGCCCGCCGGGCCGACCGGCTGCACCTGCTTGAGGCCGCCGAACCGGCTGCCCATGCCCGCGGCGAGGATGACGAGGTCGAAGGAAGGCTTAGCCACGGTGGACACGGAACACCGGGAAACCCCCGCCGTAAAACAAAAAGCCGCCGCTGAAGGCGACGGCTTAATTGGTGCCAGGGGCGAGGATTGAACTCGCGACCAAAGGCTTATGAGTCCTCTGCTCTACCACTGAGCTACCCTGGCGTGGGTTTCCCTGTACCCGGGAGATCGCCCCGACAAGTCGGGGCTGAGCTACCCTGGCGAAAGGGACGCGGAAGAAGTCACATTTTTCCCGGGAAATCCACAAGATTTTTCTCGTCCCCGAACCGGCCCGCGGGCGTCGCGAAACGAAGCCTTTTCATGCAGGCGTTTTCGCCTACAGTGGCCCCGCATGACTCAACCCACCCGCGGTGACGAGGCCAGCACGTTTGACCTGCTGCGGCGGGTCAAGTCGGACGGGCTGTCAGCCGACACCCGGGCGCAGCTGGAACTCGCCCAGGACAGCGCGACGGACAAGCAGGCCGCCATCCTGTTAGCCGAGGATAGCGCCCTCCTGCGCAAGGTCATTGTGCAAATCCTCCATATGCTGGGCTACACGAACGTCACGGAGGCCGTCGACGGCCAGATCGCACTGGACCTGCTCGCCCAACAGGAGTTCGACCTCGTCCTGCTCGATATTGAAATGCCGCGCGTGAATGGATTCGAAGTGCTGGCCGCGCTCAAAAAGAATCCCGCCCTGCGTCACCTGCCGGTCATCGTGGTCTCGGGGCTGGACCGGCTGGATGCCGTCGTGCGCTGCATCGAGCTCGGCGCGGAGGATTTCCTGCCCAAGCCGGCCAATTCCGTCCTGCTCGGCGCCCGCGTCGGCGCCTCGCTCGAGCGCAAGCGCCTGCGCGACCTCGAGCGCCTGCGGCTGCTCGAGCTGCAGCGGGAAAAGCAGCTCCTCCTGACCGAGCAGGAAAAATCCGAGAGCCTGCTGCTGAACATCCTGCCCAAGGTCATCGCCGAGCGGCTCAAGCGCGGCGAGCACACCATCGCCGAGCGCCACACGGATGTCACCGTGCTGTTTGCCGATCTCGTGGATTTCAGCACGCTGGCGAACCATACCGACGCGCAGGAACTCGTCGCGTTGCTCAACGACCTTTTCTCGCGCTTCGACCGCCTGGCCGACCGCCATGGCCTGGAGAAAATCAAGACCATCGGTGACTGCTATCTCCTGGTGGGCGGCCTGCCCGAACCGTCCTCGCGGCATGCCACGGAGGTGGCGGCCATCGCGCTGGACATGCTCGCCGCCCTCGCCGATCTCAACCGCGAGCGCGGCCTCAAGCTGAGCATGCGCATCGGCCTGAATTCCGGCCCGGTCGTGGCCGGGGTCATTGGCAGCCGCAAGTTCACCTACGACCTGTGGGGCGTGGCCGTGAACCTCGCCCAGCGCGTCCAATCCTCGGGTCTGCCCGACCGGGTGAACGTCTCCGCGAACACCTATGAGCTGTTGAAAGAGGATTTCCGTCTGATCGAGCGCGGCACGGTGGAATGCAAGGGCATCGGCCAGGTGAGAACCTACCTGCTCGAGGGGAAAATCCCGCCCGCTCAGATGTCGTCCGGCCCCAGCCAGCGGAAGTAGCCGACCACGAAGCGCCGGCCGAAGCCGGGCATCAGGTCGGGGGTGCGCTGGACGATGGCTTCGCAGAAGGCCGTGGCCTCGACCTTGGTGGGATCGGCCGGATTCACCGCATCGCCATAGGCGCGGATGCGGAAAGTGTCGGAGCGCACCACCAGCATCGGACCGATCGCATTCATGATCTGGTTGAAATTGGGTGTGCCCGTGATGGGAAAAATGGTGGCGAGATAGGTGGCGAACCCCACGGTTGAGGTGAAGGGGCCGTTGGCCGGTTTCCCGGCGGTCGTCCCGGCAAAATTATTGCCGAGGAGATTCCCTTTCGAGATCACATTGCCCGACGTGATCGTTGTCACGCCCGGTGCGGTGTTGTAGGTGTCGAGCAGGCAGCGCCAGACCTGGGTCGAAGCAGTGTTGATGTTGATCGTTCCCGAGGCGTATTGGTTTCCCAAAACGCTCCACGGAGTCAGCGTCACGTAATGGAAACAGTCTTGCAACACGGATGGGGTCACCGGTGACAGCACGCCCAATTGTTCATACGACACGACGCCGGGCAGGACGGCGGTATTCGCGTCGATCGCCGTCTTGAGTTTCAACTGATTGGAGAGCATGGACGGCCCGATGCTCGGCGCGACCGCCGTGATCACCCTTTTGCCCGCGGGCGCATAGGCCCCAACCTTGATGCCCTCATCGGTGACCAGATAAGCGTAATGGCCCACCGTGACCGGGGCCCCCGGTGAGGTGGCGGTGCTGGCGACGACAATGGGCAGCCGGCCGGCAATCACATGCTCCTTCTCCACGTTGGCCGACGTGGAAGCTGCCGCCCCCACCGTATTGCCGGAGATCAGTTCGACGGTGTCGGTCCCGGCGCTCGTCGGGCCGACCGCCCCCGAGGTCAGCCAGGTCACGAACGAGCCGTCATTTCGCCAGATCCCACACCAATAGCGGGTCGAGGCGTTCTGGTTGATCGCGATTCCCGTGATGCCCGCCATGCCGGTGATCCGGCTGTCGT
Proteins encoded in this region:
- a CDS encoding helicase C-terminal domain-containing protein, with the protein product MIGLNDDGSTATAGGPKPSRMRKLAAGVFAETGALCDALNLEHRPEQEQMACFVAGSLHRDEPLLFEAGTGVGKSLAYLIPGLIHAVDQGRQLIVSTHTISLQEQIEQKDLPICRRVFKSSPNLARYADFRSTVLVGKANYLCPTRLGHALADRASLFADADYEELQRIAGWADTTTTGLRHELKPPPRPEVWDAVNADSSACSRKHCDDTKCHYQRARVRLRTAQVIIVNHALLFALINAGGAQAHGATTDVRGVLFPDDFLVLDEAHTVPDVATDNFGLSLSSYGLDRALKYLFNPRTKRGLFRKHGGAAAQQLVFDALEASQQFFGFLATRLLEQRAIVRVRETGVAEPMLDGPLGALHRLLGALADKLEDGRERDELLEQQQRIKGLQAGLTEWLTLGDKGHVYWVERGGRKQTIVTLRSAPIDVAPELRKHLFGCRTSVVCTSATLAMGASIEPFARRIGADTAEAVAVKSPFDFERNMRVFVATDVPLPSPQEAKLALETLADYIRFCTAKVRGGSLVLFTSYTDMRAVAAELEPGWRAAGRPFLIQGADLSRTELAHQMRTLGNAVLFGTDSFWTGVDVPGAALSQVIITRLPFDPPTHPITEAKCERIRDAGGNPFNELTLPDALIKFRQGVGRLIRNKTDRGTVTILDSRVLAKTYGREFLGSLPTEGYERMDRSDRERIFRPFP
- a CDS encoding protein phosphatase 2C domain-containing protein is translated as MKLRSFAHTDVGRVRPENEDSFLCNDTHQLYAVADGIGGLPSGGQASQLAVATLEKIFTSHAAGHKLNYPRILSEVNDQVFRLGRVLSPQFGIGSTLTFAHVTGVKLNIGHVGDSSAMRLRAKALEQLTNDHTIENELKERAARGEPIGLLMENRNALTRCIGQPPPLEAECTVHTVLPHDRYLLSSDGISRFVDHKEIAEILANATDPEAAARRLVDRANEHGGLDNSTAVVLFFD
- a CDS encoding tetratricopeptide repeat protein encodes the protein MNPRSQQFAALVASQPDNELFRFSLAQSLLAEDRPAGALEHLQFCAVRKADWMMPRILLGKTLLGLGRRAEAKPWLEQALQLAVVQAHEDPERELRAILSEL
- a CDS encoding NTP transferase domain-containing protein, with amino-acid sequence MAKPSFDLVILAAGMGSRFGGLKQVQPVGPAGELIIEYSAYDALQAGFGRLVLVIRKDIEADFRATIGRRLESRMEVEYVFQETQANLPGLSAIGSATAEGRVPPRTKPWGTGHAVLAARPAVRRPFAVINADDFYGAAGYRALAAHFATSADQAMVGYPLKQTLSEFGTVSRGLCATDTAGRLKSITEITRIEKTAGGARYTGADGTTKALTGDEIVSMNFWGFTPQIFPQLEKLFADFMAKNAGDPKAEFYLPTALSILNERGEAKVALLRSSDAWFGITYREDLAASQAAIRALIAAGKYPAPLWG
- a CDS encoding adenylate/guanylate cyclase domain-containing protein, producing MTQPTRGDEASTFDLLRRVKSDGLSADTRAQLELAQDSATDKQAAILLAEDSALLRKVIVQILHMLGYTNVTEAVDGQIALDLLAQQEFDLVLLDIEMPRVNGFEVLAALKKNPALRHLPVIVVSGLDRLDAVVRCIELGAEDFLPKPANSVLLGARVGASLERKRLRDLERLRLLELQREKQLLLTEQEKSESLLLNILPKVIAERLKRGEHTIAERHTDVTVLFADLVDFSTLANHTDAQELVALLNDLFSRFDRLADRHGLEKIKTIGDCYLLVGGLPEPSSRHATEVAAIALDMLAALADLNRERGLKLSMRIGLNSGPVVAGVIGSRKFTYDLWGVAVNLAQRVQSSGLPDRVNVSANTYELLKEDFRLIERGTVECKGIGQVRTYLLEGKIPPAQMSSGPSQRK